AGAATTCAGTTATTATCAGTactgttgtttaggcctattggcTTCTTTTGTAAtacaagaaatcaaaataatagaattttccTTGTATTTAAGAAGGCTAAAACCATACattcgtaatttatttattgagtgtatttaattattccatcattatttattaatattgtataaagtgagatttttcagtatttttattgcattttaatcctgtctgtaatattgaaagttgagctaataaaagtgggttgaaaagaacaaattatgattatgaatttttaaaattaatatttaatacttttacttttttgaaattaaaaaaatgtaacaattgtttttgtatctaGTAATGTTTGTACAGTATACTACAGTTGTGGCAGATCGTAGTAAAATTCCCCTTGCAATGAAATAACTTTGTAGGCCTGAAGCACACAAAATAGAAAGAGAGGGTCCGAACAGGGGAAAGAACATCCCCCTgcccattaattttttttttttttttaaattaaaaagacagTTTTGGACAATATATTTGGCAATTATTACAATTCATCTCCAAAAAAATGCTTCTCTCGCACATAAACTAAGCCATCATCCCAGCCTAGGCCAAACGCGGCCGACCTTGGGCGTGAAGTGCGTAGCATCGCGCTGCGCCCCGCGACActatttataactatgcctcaaCCGACTGCCTACAAAATTCGTCCTCCATACAGTCAGTGTTTATTCTGTAGCCGTTTGAGGTTGGACAGTGATATACGCATATGTAAGTGTAATATCAAATggagtaaatttatataatcgaATTTTATATAGATGTTCTTTCATTTTGACgcgaaagataaaataaagtcgTACTGTTTATCGCGTAGATGTAAATCCtatttgttttcattgattTGGTGGCGTGCCGCATTGCCTACTGGGTAATCCGCTTGCCGGAATGGCTGCCCATGGAATTATCATTTTTTGAGCGTCAGTTCCATATCTTGCGCCACTACGTGGCGCTATACGATCTTTGGTTTTGATTTCGTTTGTTCGTGCGTGTGTTGTAATGATAAAATTTCATCATCACACGTACGGTACGCACGAGCGTTCCTATACATAGAGGGcggtattaatatttttattacaaattgcAAATTGTGATACACAATGTTGCTGGCACTCAACACTTGAATACCCTGAAAGATGCGGTCCAAATaatagaatattaataataaataaacaatcaaacaaaaaacaataaacaaacaataccAAACACTCCCATTTCATTCTTTCTAAGAATATATTCTTACCACCTCCGAAAGCATGCTAGTGCATCGAAGAGAGATAATCGTAAATAACTAGCACTGAGTAGTTGAAGTtgatgtttaatataatattttccatAGAATAATGtcttattgtatatattatttgcaatatgaatttttaataaaatcgatatatggcctgatgtgtagactcaattcaaatgaaaatgttttagtcACAACGATAATAGACAACGTCTTATATAAAAGTAGGACGGAAACATCATTTCGTCCACAATCGTTAAACTATAAGTATCTGGCATCCgtgttttgtgtaaataaaaataaaatgaaacgaATAAATACACGGCATTTGGTATGAAGCTATTGCCTACCGTAAggaattttttttctctattttgctatggatatatcatgtcaccatgatattccgaaataaaaagatgaatgaatgttGAATGAATACAAAGGTTCAAAAGTAAATGTAATGTTTAATCAAGGAAGAGTAAATTACTCTCTCCGCTTGTTGAttactataaaatgtataacattttttCTTCCATCGACTTTTAACTTCTAACATAATATAGAATTAGTTCACAACTTGGTTAAACACACAGCGACTGCCAAAACTCTTTACTACTTGGACCTGACCACCTAAGAAAATGTCCATTGATGTCTCCTGAATATCATTTCACCTCATTCGTTTCACCAGAAAGTGTAAAATTGTCAATTGAAATAGAGGGTGAAGAGGGGAGGTTATATCTATTATCTGCAAATGTTGCATGGCAAAAAGCTACAGTAGGCTACTGTTAAAAAAAATGCTTCAAGTTATACTATATAATGTTTTGTGAGTAGTAAagtaagaataaaataaaagctCGTTATATTAGCTTCAATTTTATTCGTTAGCCGTAAGTGACAATTGTAAGCCTAATctgaagtaggcctataaacaattACTTTTCAGTGTTATTCTGCAGAAATAATGTGTTGGCGTTTATTAATATTTGCCTATATTTTTGCTTAAGCAGATAACTTCATTTTGTTATCATATGGCATACAAAGCATTTTTAACAATGAATCTATATCTTTTAATTTATCAtgtgaaatatttaatacaaatatttaaactatagagggcgacaaCCCGATATTTTAAACTCTGACAAATGAGAGAACTGGACTGATCCATTATTCAGTAGGTTTGTAGAGTAAATTAATTCTTAGCAtgaattaagaataaatatcCATTTATTGTTTTACAACATCAATAACGAAAATCactcatttaaattaatatagaaTAAAATCTGGAATAGGTTAAATAACAACTATTAacacaaattgtttaataataatggacCAATCCAAGATATTCCtaattgaccaatcaccagTTACTTTGAGTTACTGTAGCAACTTTTAGATTTCCAAAAATTGaattagttttttgtttgttgtattttgtataacaacaaattagcataaaaaaagtaatttaaaaatcagaaattatTCCAGACGCATCTGAACTATAATGGTTTAATACCGGGCCTACTGTAATACCATTTTACCCCATATAACAACAGTTTTCATATCTTTATTATAAGAGTTAGTGTCATCTATTATATactatattgtttgaaggtttgaatggcgaaatcaaatgttaatataaagtttgcggtacaccacgtatattagttctgaaaagaactgttgaaactcaacagttctgaactaatatacgtggtgtaccgcaaactttatatcaaaatTTTATACTAATTATATATCACAGACAGTTAATAAGACATAGTCATAAATCTCTAATTTAAAACCTCAAGTTGAAAGTTGTAGTGGTCTACCAAAATTAAATAAGAACTCACCGTAGCGAATGCACGCATTGTTTTGAAAAGACACGCCAAAAAGAACGTATGTACGTATAAAGACAAAAGAATTTAAATACAAGTGGTGCAGCCTTGTTTCTTTGTTTTACGTTGCTTTTTTGTCAATTTTCTATtcatatttaaatgttattttttaaaagactaTAGATATAAGACGtatgaataatatataataataaatcattattattattaagtgtaaaataaactaaatttatgAGGCAATAAGCTAATGGGAAATTTCATAACGATTCAGGTAATGTGTTTTTTACCTAGGAAAATCGCGTTCACCcgaatttacatttacatatttgaaaataaaatgtattaacgGGTATATAGAAGTCAGTATTTCTGGTATTAATGTACTTGCTTAGGCAGTACATATATTAAAATTGGAACGATACAGAGAAGATTAGCATGGCCCCTGCAAGGAATCCACGGCCCGATCTTCTCtgtcaaaaaaacaaaaaaacgcaAAAGAAATTGGAACGGTCCGCGTGGGGTCATTAAAAAGTCGTTTGGGGTAATTAAATTCTCATGAATAAACATGAGCAATGTCTGTGAGGGGCCCCGTTGCAGGGAAATGCTCGAAAATAATTCCCTGTTAGCTAAACTTTAAGAAAAGTTTTTACTTTTGAAAAAAAGAGAGGGCGGGCTTTACACTGCTTTTGCTAATAATTCTTTTTGATAGGTTTATTGTGTAacaggatttatttatttaaacaacaaaacataCCCTGTGTACTACGGTACAAAGATGTTTTGTTGGAAAAATGTGTTGTAACTaggattttttaatataatcaacaaaaatcatacagttattattaataattatttatttttatttaagaaaagttttaacatttaaaaaaaaaaatatatatatatactatacactGCTTTTATTAATTGTTTGGTAGGAATATTATGTAACCAGGATttatttaaacaacaaaacataccctgtactatagtacaaagattttttgttgaaaatgtgttgtaacatacagtatttattaatttatttttattctaaaaagTTTTCCCTCTGCTTTTTTGTAAGGGCTTGGGACCTTCAAATACAAAGAGCAATGATTTGAgagtaaattattgttaatcATTTAAaaggtaattataataataaactttaattattttcttaaaaattaCAGAATTCTCTACTTTAATCATTGCTCTTTGCATTCGGCAgcattaaaaacttttttttagtgTCGTGCAGTGACTGGACATCAATTCCGCAGAATCAATTCCAAGTTTTGATGGCATTTCCTCCACCAAGGGTATTACAGACACGATATACCCAAATTTGGGTGTACGGGGGACACCCATTCCAGGTTTTTATACACCGCCCAGTATTCGGTGTTGGCGATAGCTGGCTGTACTGTCCGACACCCGAAGATGCCACGCCACAGTAGCAACAAAGTTGGCCAGACACTCGGCTAAATTCTGTCACATACACACACTATTTCCGCAAAGTCAGAATTTATTTCTTCTGCTGTTTACGGAGGCGACGTTGAGCAGCCATAGCAGTTTTCCACTCTTCCATGGTTTGATTTGACTTAGCAGCACAATACCAAGTCCCGTAATACTGAGCGTGGTTTTCCATCAGTCTCGGTTGTTTGCACTGAGAACACACACTCACTGATGTTCTTGGCTTGTAGCGTTTTACTTGTTTACCTTCAGCTATTCTTTTCGCTGCTTGTTTCCTGTAGTGGGCGACGCTTCTAGGTATCGGTGTCTCTACAGGAAGGCTGCTGCTGCTACTGGCTGCAGGGGCAGATGACGTAGAAGGTAGTGGTGGTATTGCCATCTTACCCGGTGGAACTGGAATTGACGTTTTGTTCCTTACTGTCGCTTGCCCAACAGTGCTCTCTGGCAGGACAAATGTGAATGATGGAGCGATCGTCGACGTGTATAGCACTGCTGGCTTGATCAAAGGTTCGGGCAAGGCTCTAGAGGTGACAAGCTTGGGTTTGATTGCAGATATGCCAGATTCCAAGACTTGCCGCTCTTGCTTCTTCGATGTTCTGTTGTACCTGTTGAAAATAagcaaaataattgaaaatgagATTGTATTTATAGCAAAAACACCACCACCACAGAAACAAAAAGTAAGAAACTTACCACTGTATCAGTGTGGTACGGTTTATTTCCATCAACTGAAGCGGAGCAAACGACGAAAGGTGTCCGTTCGTTAGCACTTTGCGACGGATGTTCTTGTAACCCTTGACGATAAGGGGCCAGCGCTGCGATCGGTTGCCTCCGACTGAGATGACGGTAGATGGGTAGGCTTCACACAGTTTTGTTATAAGGCACTCCATGTACCGATTGCAGTCTGGCCATTGGGCTGGTCCGGTGTTTTGACCCAAGAAGCATctgtaatatttaaaaagaatattgTATTAACATTTGATTATATTAACATCAACTCGCATCCATCACATCAACCAACAAATTGAACAAAAAGTAGGAAACTGTCTTACCGTCTAGTGCTTTCAACACCTGGGATTACTGTCGTTTTACTCCTTTTGAACCTGCCCTTGGACAGGTAATCTTGATGTCGTGATTGGCGTTTGATGATTTTGTCATAAGGGTCGAGGTTGTTCCATAGCTGTGTAATCTGCTCGGCTTGAGTTTTACTTATGACCCCGCTGTCTTCTTTGAACTGGAATAGACAGTCGGCCAGGGCTTCTACCTTTGCATACCCTGAGATGTTGTCCGGTCCTGCAGAATCCTCGAGCTCCTGTAATTGTTTTGAATgtgaattttttaaatgttttccgTATATTTATGACACTCAAAGGGAAGAgggaaaaaccaaaaaaaaagtaaaagaacaGAACAAACTCATTGTCAACagtgtttcattaaaaatattaggGTTATATAAGAGACAAGTTCCTTAAAAAATGAAgagacaaacaaaatatatgtatatacacaatataataatattgattaaaaaaaaactacttaCAGTGTCGATAGGAGCTGCGTCTTCTTCAGCATCACTACCATCATGTGATGATGGAGGCTGCTGCGGGATCGGCGAGGGTTGCCTAACTTCCGGAGGCGCACGATGATGACGTCCACCCAATCGGCGAAGTGATGGAGGTTCGTAGTCCGGTTGAGTTTTGTCATCATACCCTTCGTCAACATCGAAAGTGTACACTTCTTCGTCAAAGTCTGCATCGTCACTTTCATCATCTGAAAAGTGAGTTTCGAGTACTTTGTTCGTTTGGTTGTACAAGTACTCGACTCCGATGAGCTCCCCGGTGTACTTGATCGGAAGGACGAAACTGTTGTACAACTTCTTACCAAACACTTGCTCTGCCAGTGTGTTCAGGCCATGCTGGTGTAGCCCACTGTATGTGTTGGGATGTGGGGCTCCAGACTGTGTGGCAGCTACTGCCCGATTTGTGTTCCATCGCACAAGTCCATCCATCAGGTAAGCCTGAAAGTGAACGTCGCTAGCACGCTCACCTGTAAAGCAAaaccaaaaatgattgttaaaaaacaataagtaGTTCCATCGTACAAGTCCATCCATCAGCTTGGAAATGAAAATCAAcctgttaaaaaaaatgattgttaaaACAGCAGTTACAGTTTCATCACACAAGTCCATAAATCAGGAGGCTTGGAAATAAAATTGTCAGCATGCTCACCTGTTAAGTAAAGTGGAAAATAAGTAGatatcaaataataatgaataccTGGAATGAACCTGTTGAGGTGAAGATGGAACGATTCCAAGGAAGTGGAGCCTCTTGCACAACGGTAGACTGGTAAGGTGACTCCACCCTTGATCATCTCACTGGTTTTAACATAGAGCTGAATGCCTTCTGGGTCCTGAATGCAGGCAACGTGTCGCTCTTGCGAGTTCCAGATCTCCCAGGTACGGTCAGAGTCCAAGAGTGGGACGCCCAACGTGTCGCGGCCTTCTTCACCATCGAGCGAAGTGAGGAGTTCTCGGATCAGGTTAGCTGTCTCCCGAGTTCCTCGTGTAGTTCTGCGACAATGCAAAGCAAACTCCCTCTTGCTGATGTTTTGCAAGATGATGTCATCTGTCGGGTCGGAGTGAGCTTTGCTGGCGATGAGCTGTCCACGCTTGGCACGCTTCAGGCGCTCAACATCTTCAGCGCTCCACTCAAAAATGCAAGCGGATAGACGCTTGAGAAATATTGGGTACAGCTGGTGCGATTCTGTTGCACAGGCTGCAGCAATTCTTCTCATGAAGTGCCAGATGTCCAGGCGAATATGCATGTCGGGCC
The window above is part of the Antedon mediterranea chromosome 10, ecAntMedi1.1, whole genome shotgun sequence genome. Proteins encoded here:
- the LOC140060833 gene encoding uncharacterized protein isoform X1 produces the protein MLRPIFQRNEKGVLSLGDTTAAEVFSRSKKQSNRKCLLPDEVHQDALKEVRILGGDTKDECDILGCYKLQLGKYQGQSFKWIVENVLGYAAYLVTQMSNEAPSTSPLSLNKFKFKKYLESFPEGKEAIAMKKKERLGRNRPTRHQTSHSQSQTQPLGKSVEDFSDDQLIAVMDVFDAFCQPPSTDAPAQPSASTEPANTMPTTVSWSKGQDCLVPEGWKQTLSEIDQEWISKALFKESKKGTAELDSTKLKQMWFDPPKPDLLCKNIPKARSYFGHRLLLWMPRKIWLIKLVCTRPGCKNRPLTSAGLYRHVRLVLDLDCHYILATEYLECPNCHAKQIGWSNNILEQLDLPHRLQFPAVLSYRLACDNRVLQLLKYRGFGNSPSQLRQQVLEQHARRWNERVALYLQDCKKFCDARDSGLITAPKFDQVSEMIPVPSVKWFLTIYSNDVMRRIDELKASITSTFGRVLKIDSTKKIVKKLAGYASGTAAWATNVGNEHGQVLISVLTAAEGCGVEKMIQGIIDRYASAGVPPAEILYVDRDCCGRSTMTKMFSVWPDMHIRLDIWHFMRRIAAACATESHQLYPIFLKRLSACIFEWSAEDVERLKRAKRGQLIASKAHSDPTDDIILQNISKREFALHCRRTTRGTRETANLIRELLTSLDGEEGRDTLGVPLLDSDRTWEIWNSQERHVACIQDPEGIQLYVKTSEMIKGGVTLPVYRCARGSTSLESFHLHLNRFIPGERASDVHFQAYLMDGLVRWNTNRAVAATQSGAPHPNTYSGLHQHGLNTLAEQVFGKKLYNSFVLPIKYTGELIGVEYLYNQTNKVLETHFSDDESDDADFDEEVYTFDVDEGYDDKTQPDYEPPSLRRLGGRHHRAPPEVRQPSPIPQQPPSSHDGSDAEEDAAPIDTELEDSAGPDNISGYAKVEALADCLFQFKEDSGVISKTQAEQITQLWNNLDPYDKIIKRQSRHQDYLSKGRFKRSKTTVIPGVESTRRCFLGQNTGPAQWPDCNRYMECLITKLCEAYPSTVISVGGNRSQRWPLIVKGYKNIRRKVLTNGHLSSFAPLQLMEINRTTLIQWYNRTSKKQERQVLESGISAIKPKLVTSRALPEPLIKPAVLYTSTIAPSFTFVLPESTVGQATVRNKTSIPVPPGKMAIPPLPSTSSAPAASSSSSLPVETPIPRSVAHYRKQAAKRIAEGKQVKRYKPRTSVSVCSQCKQPRLMENHAQYYGTWYCAAKSNQTMEEWKTAMAAQRRLRKQQKK
- the LOC140060833 gene encoding uncharacterized protein isoform X2; amino-acid sequence: MPTTVSWSKGQDCLVPEGWKQTLSEIDQEWISKALFKESKKGTAELDSTKLKQMWFDPPKPDLLCKNIPKARSYFGHRLLLWMPRKIWLIKLVCTRPGCKNRPLTSAGLYRHVRLVLDLDCHYILATEYLECPNCHAKQIGWSNNILEQLDLPHRLQFPAVLSYRLACDNRVLQLLKYRGFGNSPSQLRQQVLEQHARRWNERVALYLQDCKKFCDARDSGLITAPKFDQVSEMIPVPSVKWFLTIYSNDVMRRIDELKASITSTFGRVLKIDSTKKIVKKLAGYASGTAAWATNVGNEHGQVLISVLTAAEGCGVEKMIQGIIDRYASAGVPPAEILYVDRDCCGRSTMTKMFSVWPDMHIRLDIWHFMRRIAAACATESHQLYPIFLKRLSACIFEWSAEDVERLKRAKRGQLIASKAHSDPTDDIILQNISKREFALHCRRTTRGTRETANLIRELLTSLDGEEGRDTLGVPLLDSDRTWEIWNSQERHVACIQDPEGIQLYVKTSEMIKGGVTLPVYRCARGSTSLESFHLHLNRFIPGERASDVHFQAYLMDGLVRWNTNRAVAATQSGAPHPNTYSGLHQHGLNTLAEQVFGKKLYNSFVLPIKYTGELIGVEYLYNQTNKVLETHFSDDESDDADFDEEVYTFDVDEGYDDKTQPDYEPPSLRRLGGRHHRAPPEVRQPSPIPQQPPSSHDGSDAEEDAAPIDTELEDSAGPDNISGYAKVEALADCLFQFKEDSGVISKTQAEQITQLWNNLDPYDKIIKRQSRHQDYLSKGRFKRSKTTVIPGVESTRRCFLGQNTGPAQWPDCNRYMECLITKLCEAYPSTVISVGGNRSQRWPLIVKGYKNIRRKVLTNGHLSSFAPLQLMEINRTTLIQWYNRTSKKQERQVLESGISAIKPKLVTSRALPEPLIKPAVLYTSTIAPSFTFVLPESTVGQATVRNKTSIPVPPGKMAIPPLPSTSSAPAASSSSSLPVETPIPRSVAHYRKQAAKRIAEGKQVKRYKPRTSVSVCSQCKQPRLMENHAQYYGTWYCAAKSNQTMEEWKTAMAAQRRLRKQQKK